A genomic segment from Desulfatirhabdium butyrativorans DSM 18734 encodes:
- a CDS encoding cell division ATP-binding protein FtsE, with amino-acid sequence MQDIASSSKTIVRMFHVSKKFGSQVVLSDVSMDIAENCFVVVSGPSGAGKSTLLRLLDLEEEASGGQIIVNGMNLSRMSRRRMCLFRRGLGIVFQDYRLIQTRTVFDNVALPLIIRGDLAESVSKKTRRMLQSVGLSHRASQYPPALSGGEQQRAAVARAMIADPALILADEPTAGLDEESAGKVMDLLSLAYHRGATVILATHDEHPAGCRPDILVKLADGQARLRMLPSGSQYAGPRPPQSDGTLPAEASTER; translated from the coding sequence ATGCAGGATATTGCATCTTCGTCCAAAACCATTGTCCGGATGTTCCATGTTTCCAAAAAATTCGGCTCCCAGGTTGTCCTGAGCGATGTGTCGATGGATATTGCCGAGAATTGCTTTGTCGTCGTGAGTGGGCCAAGCGGCGCCGGAAAATCCACGCTTCTCAGGCTTCTGGACCTGGAAGAAGAGGCATCGGGCGGGCAGATCATCGTCAATGGCATGAACCTGTCCCGAATGAGCAGACGCAGGATGTGCCTGTTTCGAAGGGGACTCGGCATCGTTTTTCAGGATTATCGCCTGATTCAGACCCGAACGGTTTTCGACAACGTGGCGCTTCCCCTGATCATTCGGGGAGATTTGGCGGAAAGCGTTTCCAAAAAGACCCGCCGGATGCTGCAATCCGTCGGCTTGTCGCATCGAGCCTCGCAGTATCCGCCCGCCCTTTCGGGAGGCGAACAACAGCGGGCCGCGGTTGCCAGGGCCATGATCGCCGATCCGGCGCTCATTCTGGCCGATGAACCGACAGCAGGGCTCGATGAGGAATCCGCCGGGAAAGTGATGGATTTGTTGTCGCTGGCATACCATCGCGGCGCAACGGTCATCCTGGCTACGCACGATGAACATCCTGCGGGTTGCAGGCCGGATATACTGGTGAAACTCGCCGATGGGCAAGCGCGTCTGCGTATGCTGCCATCTGGATCGCAGTACGCGGGGCCCCGACCGCCTCAATCTGACGGCACGCTTCCGGCCGAAGCATCCACGGAACGGTAG
- a CDS encoding MoaD/ThiS family protein: MSGSDSSRRSGRFREGHDETLHPEPRIAAWQTGGIHRLDFPRESNSPGRIQALPMRIEVRLFAFETDIPQPLRMVFDRSPSLADVLSNLPIPDGMETVVLVNGRNTAPETLLSEGDRIAVFPPMTGG; this comes from the coding sequence ATGTCCGGCTCTGATTCCAGCAGACGATCCGGCCGATTCCGGGAAGGCCATGATGAGACCTTGCACCCGGAACCACGGATCGCTGCCTGGCAGACGGGAGGAATCCATCGGTTGGATTTCCCGAGGGAATCGAACAGCCCGGGCAGGATACAGGCATTGCCCATGCGAATCGAGGTGCGTTTGTTTGCATTTGAAACCGACATTCCACAACCCCTTCGAATGGTCTTCGATCGTTCCCCGAGTCTTGCCGATGTGTTGTCGAATCTTCCCATTCCGGATGGGATGGAAACCGTCGTTCTGGTCAATGGAAGGAATACCGCCCCCGAAACCCTTCTATCGGAAGGGGATCGAATCGCCGTTTTTCCACCGATGACGGGAGGGTGA
- a CDS encoding cell division protein FtsX, giving the protein MPRALKQAIAEMKGNGIVHAIAVLTIGLTVFLFSSLFWCWNTVQQWFSDTRGSMPIMIYLKDGHPAMDEMANRIAGLLPGSRLKLIPKDEALSRLRESLERDAAGAGGFLDGFETNPLPDTIQILPASDRLPADAIAGIATRLGSLEGVERVAYPTAWIEQLHQAFQAVRLVALSLCGVMAAASVMIVSITARLTLGARKAEIAILRLLGASDSFIVTPIYLQGVLQGILGGGIGLTALWVGYRYLLIPVPGHWDIGMFSPHFLSWTYAASIWAGAIFAGTLGCIVAAYSFLRV; this is encoded by the coding sequence ATGCCACGCGCCCTGAAACAGGCTATTGCGGAGATGAAAGGCAATGGAATCGTTCACGCCATTGCCGTTTTGACGATCGGCCTGACGGTGTTTCTGTTTTCCAGCCTGTTCTGGTGCTGGAATACGGTTCAACAGTGGTTTTCGGATACGAGGGGCAGCATGCCCATCATGATCTATCTGAAGGATGGACATCCGGCCATGGATGAGATGGCAAACCGGATTGCCGGGCTTCTTCCGGGAAGTCGCCTGAAGTTGATCCCGAAGGATGAGGCATTGTCGCGTCTTCGGGAAAGCCTCGAACGGGATGCAGCGGGAGCAGGCGGTTTTCTGGACGGATTCGAAACCAACCCGCTGCCGGATACGATCCAAATCCTGCCCGCCTCCGACCGGCTACCAGCGGATGCCATCGCCGGCATCGCGACCAGGCTCGGTTCACTGGAGGGTGTTGAGCGTGTGGCTTATCCGACGGCATGGATTGAACAATTGCATCAGGCTTTTCAGGCGGTTCGGCTTGTGGCGTTGAGTCTCTGCGGCGTCATGGCGGCTGCCTCCGTGATGATCGTATCCATTACCGCGCGATTGACCCTCGGCGCCCGAAAAGCGGAAATCGCCATTCTCAGGCTGCTGGGCGCAAGCGACTCGTTTATCGTCACCCCGATCTATCTTCAAGGGGTGCTGCAGGGAATACTGGGAGGCGGCATCGGTCTGACGGCCCTGTGGGTCGGATACCGCTACCTGCTCATACCGGTGCCTGGCCATTGGGATATCGGGATGTTTTCCCCGCATTTTCTTTCCTGGACCTATGCCGCATCCATTTGGGCAGGCGCCATTTTTGCGGGAACGCTCGGATGCATTGTCGCAGCGTATTCTTTTCTGCGTGTCTGA
- a CDS encoding divergent polysaccharide deacetylase family protein, with protein sequence MATPAKRKIPSKPGLPVKRKPRPASKPLKNLFGWITVFAAMLIIVGMALVKWFPPEKLKPSVGKIDHAKPGLYEIYPPEPQTPPAETIKPPIIHPPPGLPRAAIIFDDMGADIRAAERLSNLGCPLTFSILPYSSHRMDVIHLAKASGIGLMAHIPMEPIEYPRIKPGTGALFVRMEPEELVARLSNDIRDVPDIQGINNHMGSRLTSNPVQMERVLAIIHSKHLFFVDSRTTPNSVARAAAKLLQVPFAQRDVFLDHLVEKGAIRAQIVRFIETAQRNGSAIAIGHPHEETIAVLEEQMAAIRKSVVLVPVSELVAVPR encoded by the coding sequence ATGGCGACTCCGGCAAAACGAAAAATCCCCTCGAAACCGGGGCTTCCGGTCAAGCGAAAGCCCCGCCCCGCCTCGAAACCGCTCAAGAATCTGTTTGGATGGATCACGGTTTTTGCCGCCATGCTGATCATTGTCGGCATGGCCCTGGTGAAGTGGTTCCCGCCCGAAAAGCTGAAGCCATCGGTTGGGAAAATCGATCACGCCAAACCGGGGCTCTACGAGATCTATCCGCCCGAGCCACAGACGCCTCCGGCGGAGACCATCAAACCGCCCATTATTCATCCGCCTCCCGGGCTTCCGAGAGCGGCCATCATTTTCGACGATATGGGGGCCGATATCCGCGCAGCCGAGCGGCTCAGCAACCTGGGTTGCCCGCTGACCTTCTCCATCCTTCCCTACAGCAGCCACAGGATGGATGTCATCCATCTGGCGAAGGCGAGCGGGATCGGCCTGATGGCGCATATTCCGATGGAACCCATCGAATATCCGAGGATCAAACCGGGAACGGGTGCGCTGTTCGTGCGCATGGAGCCTGAAGAACTGGTCGCACGACTGTCAAACGATATCCGTGACGTACCCGATATTCAGGGCATCAACAACCACATGGGCAGCCGCCTGACGTCAAATCCCGTCCAGATGGAACGCGTGCTGGCCATCATCCATTCGAAACACCTGTTTTTCGTGGACAGTCGTACCACGCCGAATTCCGTGGCCAGGGCTGCCGCAAAACTCCTGCAGGTCCCCTTCGCCCAGCGGGACGTGTTTCTGGATCATCTGGTTGAAAAAGGGGCCATCCGGGCGCAGATCGTCCGTTTCATCGAAACGGCCCAGCGGAACGGATCTGCCATCGCCATCGGGCATCCCCATGAAGAGACCATTGCCGTTTTGGAGGAGCAGATGGCGGCCATCCGGAAATCGGTCGTCCTGGTTCCGGTTTCCGAACTGGTCGCCGTTCCCCGCTGA
- a CDS encoding S41 family peptidase produces MNADRWRKFRFWAALALMAIFFGVGDGFTRNLSAGNDEMYKGLKLFSEVIELIEKNYVDPVDTKKLIEDAIQGMVHGLDPHSSLLSPDDYKELQMDTQGEFTGIGVSITLKDGAVTVVSPIEGTPAYKAGIKAGDVLIRVGKEPVKALRDAVNRIRGPKGTKVKITIVREGVAEPMEFEIMRDIIPIESVRSLELKPGYGYVWVTNFRENTTQDLVNALEKMEKAKTPLKGLILDLRNNPGGLLNQAVDVSDLFLEKGVILSIKGRQDKHAKVFTAKPSDVKRNYPIVVLINGGSASASEIVAGALQDHKRALILGTTSFGKGSVQNVEPLRDGYGLKLTIARYYTPSGRSIQAKGIEPDIVVKYIPPSKEPAAAKERMPKEKDLENHLKADPAQSEKNSEKPIDPGEEGGTSGPEAELKTQDGPIKLEKLLNDNQVMRALDILIGYDIFRGAQK; encoded by the coding sequence ATGAACGCTGATAGATGGAGAAAATTCCGGTTTTGGGCTGCATTGGCTCTCATGGCCATATTCTTTGGCGTGGGAGACGGGTTTACCCGAAACCTGTCCGCCGGAAACGACGAGATGTACAAGGGGTTGAAGTTGTTTTCGGAGGTCATCGAGCTGATCGAAAAGAATTATGTCGATCCGGTCGATACGAAAAAGCTGATCGAAGATGCGATTCAGGGTATGGTCCATGGGCTCGATCCGCATTCTTCGCTGCTTTCTCCGGATGATTACAAAGAACTTCAGATGGATACGCAGGGCGAGTTTACAGGGATCGGCGTCAGCATCACCCTGAAGGACGGGGCCGTGACAGTTGTTTCGCCCATCGAAGGCACTCCGGCATACAAGGCCGGGATCAAGGCGGGCGATGTCCTGATCCGGGTGGGCAAGGAACCTGTAAAGGCGCTTCGGGATGCCGTCAACCGGATCCGGGGTCCCAAGGGAACCAAGGTCAAAATCACCATCGTCCGGGAAGGTGTTGCCGAGCCGATGGAATTCGAGATCATGCGCGACATCATCCCCATCGAAAGTGTGCGCTCACTGGAATTGAAACCCGGCTACGGGTATGTCTGGGTAACCAATTTCCGGGAGAATACCACGCAGGATCTGGTCAATGCGCTGGAAAAAATGGAAAAGGCCAAAACCCCGCTCAAAGGCCTCATTCTCGATTTGAGAAACAATCCCGGCGGATTGCTGAACCAGGCCGTGGATGTATCGGATCTGTTTCTCGAAAAAGGCGTGATCCTGTCGATCAAGGGCAGACAGGACAAGCATGCCAAGGTCTTCACGGCCAAACCCAGCGACGTCAAGCGGAATTATCCCATTGTCGTTCTGATCAACGGCGGCAGCGCCAGCGCTTCGGAAATCGTCGCAGGAGCGCTTCAGGATCATAAACGGGCGCTGATACTCGGAACCACCTCCTTTGGGAAGGGCTCTGTCCAAAATGTGGAGCCGCTCCGGGACGGCTATGGACTGAAGCTCACCATCGCCCGGTATTATACGCCCAGCGGTCGATCCATCCAGGCCAAGGGTATCGAGCCGGATATCGTTGTCAAATACATCCCGCCGAGCAAGGAACCGGCAGCAGCAAAGGAGCGTATGCCCAAGGAAAAGGACCTCGAGAACCATCTCAAGGCCGACCCGGCGCAATCGGAGAAGAATTCCGAGAAGCCGATCGATCCGGGGGAAGAAGGTGGCACATCAGGGCCGGAGGCGGAATTGAAAACGCAGGATGGGCCCATCAAGCTGGAAAAATTGCTGAACGACAACCAGGTCATGCGGGCCCTCGATATCCTCATCGGATACGATATTTTCCGGGGAGCCCAGAAATGA
- a CDS encoding ATP-binding cassette domain-containing protein, with amino-acid sequence MNASPIIQFERVVKSFGKTRVLEGVDLTINKGEITTIIGKSGEGKSVLLKHIVGLLEPDSGAVLFEGRAIHTLKSAERKRIKRNFSYMFQGTALFDSMTVYENIALPLVETTKMAGAEIRKRVGIQMEQFDLGESANKYPSQISGGMKKRVALARAMVTEPQVILFDEPTTGLDPVRKNTVHSMIAGYQKKYGFTAVLVSHEIPDVFFISQRIAMLDHGKIVFQGTPTEIRNVESQEIRNFIQGIEGRADEMTGMETQSLVEKRFEQEMARLVSHHIDFSIVSFTFENLAEIHRHVGFLAGQTVLVNFAGFLRQQMGIGDTSSRLGLNRIIVILTNTDRNRARMFCERLSHEIKGENLLSIQPYPGFCLSIQVGFAQAFSGVNMEQLIQEAESGMNTLLEFKIC; translated from the coding sequence ATGAACGCATCACCCATCATCCAGTTTGAACGAGTCGTCAAATCCTTCGGCAAAACCCGTGTGCTGGAAGGCGTCGATCTCACCATCAACAAGGGCGAGATTACCACCATCATTGGCAAAAGCGGTGAGGGAAAGAGCGTTCTGCTCAAACATATCGTCGGCCTTCTGGAACCCGATTCCGGCGCCGTATTGTTTGAAGGAAGGGCCATTCACACCCTCAAATCCGCCGAGCGAAAACGGATCAAGCGTAATTTCAGCTACATGTTTCAGGGAACTGCGCTCTTCGACTCCATGACGGTCTATGAAAACATCGCCCTGCCGCTGGTCGAAACCACCAAGATGGCGGGTGCCGAAATCCGGAAACGGGTCGGGATCCAGATGGAACAGTTCGATCTGGGCGAGTCGGCCAACAAGTATCCTTCCCAGATATCCGGAGGCATGAAAAAGCGCGTTGCACTCGCCAGAGCAATGGTGACGGAGCCGCAAGTCATTTTGTTTGACGAGCCGACAACCGGACTCGATCCGGTACGGAAAAACACGGTGCACAGCATGATTGCCGGTTATCAGAAGAAATACGGTTTCACCGCCGTATTGGTCAGCCATGAAATTCCCGATGTGTTTTTCATTTCGCAACGCATCGCCATGCTCGATCATGGAAAAATCGTTTTCCAGGGAACACCGACTGAAATCCGCAATGTCGAATCCCAGGAAATTCGCAATTTCATTCAGGGAATTGAGGGAAGAGCGGACGAAATGACGGGAATGGAAACCCAGAGCCTGGTCGAAAAGCGTTTCGAGCAGGAAATGGCCCGGCTGGTCAGCCACCATATCGATTTTTCCATCGTTTCATTCACATTCGAAAACCTCGCTGAAATCCATCGCCATGTCGGCTTTCTGGCCGGACAGACGGTTCTGGTGAATTTCGCGGGCTTTCTCCGCCAGCAAATGGGTATCGGCGATACATCATCCAGACTGGGGCTGAATCGAATCATCGTCATCCTGACCAATACGGACCGGAATCGCGCCAGAATGTTTTGCGAACGGCTTTCCCACGAAATCAAAGGAGAAAACCTGCTCAGCATCCAACCGTATCCCGGCTTCTGCCTTTCGATTCAAGTCGGTTTTGCACAGGCTTTCTCAGGGGTGAACATGGAGCAATTGATTCAGGAAGCCGAGTCGGGCATGAATACCTTGCTGGAATTCAAGATCTGCTGA
- the mlaD gene encoding outer membrane lipid asymmetry maintenance protein MlaD, giving the protein MGNRTAIESAVGVFVLIGLLCVGYLTIKLGKMELLGDNFYYLQARFQNATGVKKGAQVEIAGVPVGQVDSITLDRQKQMALIKMKIQKGIQVTDDVIASVKTSGLIGDRFIKLSPGGSDKILKSGDTITETESAIDIEALVSKYVFGGVK; this is encoded by the coding sequence ATGGGAAATAGAACAGCGATCGAAAGTGCTGTGGGCGTCTTTGTATTGATTGGACTGCTTTGTGTGGGCTACCTCACGATCAAGCTGGGCAAGATGGAACTGCTTGGAGACAATTTCTATTATCTCCAGGCGCGGTTTCAAAACGCCACCGGTGTGAAAAAAGGCGCCCAGGTCGAGATTGCCGGTGTTCCGGTCGGTCAGGTTGACAGCATCACGCTGGATCGCCAGAAGCAGATGGCCCTCATCAAAATGAAAATCCAGAAGGGAATTCAGGTAACCGATGATGTCATCGCCTCGGTCAAGACATCCGGATTGATCGGAGACCGTTTCATCAAGTTGTCGCCAGGTGGCAGCGACAAAATTCTGAAATCCGGAGACACCATCACGGAAACCGAGTCCGCCATCGATATCGAAGCGCTGGTCAGCAAATACGTGTTTGGCGGGGTGAAATAG
- the pyrE gene encoding orotate phosphoribosyltransferase: MNQPMDMKAELIELLCSKSFKVSEEPVFKLVSGRMSRYYVNCKPTTLNPRGMFLAGHLIFDAIRNDRVAAAGGLTFGADPLAMATAFVSELFHHPIQAFSIRKTQKDHGMIRWVEGDIRPGDRVAILEDVITTGGSTIKAIERARESGLDVVKVVVLVDRQEGGLETIRKQVSDIHVIVTRSELETQMNVRL, from the coding sequence ATGAATCAACCAATGGATATGAAAGCCGAATTGATCGAGCTGCTCTGCAGCAAATCATTCAAGGTCAGCGAAGAACCCGTTTTCAAGCTCGTTTCCGGACGCATGAGCCGCTATTACGTCAATTGCAAGCCGACCACACTCAACCCGAGAGGAATGTTTCTCGCCGGGCACCTGATCTTCGATGCGATCCGCAACGACCGCGTAGCAGCCGCAGGCGGTCTGACCTTTGGAGCCGATCCGCTCGCAATGGCGACAGCCTTCGTCTCCGAGCTGTTTCACCACCCCATCCAGGCTTTCTCCATCCGCAAAACCCAGAAGGACCACGGCATGATCCGTTGGGTCGAAGGAGACATCCGGCCTGGGGATCGCGTCGCCATCCTCGAAGATGTCATCACCACCGGCGGTTCCACCATCAAGGCCATCGAACGGGCCCGGGAATCCGGGCTGGATGTCGTCAAGGTCGTGGTCCTGGTCGATCGGCAGGAAGGCGGACTGGAAACGATCCGGAAGCAAGTATCCGATATCCATGTGATTGTGACACGGAGCGAACTGGAAACACAGATGAATGTCCGGCTCTGA
- a CDS encoding GAF and ANTAR domain-containing protein, whose translation MERVDITTYDKYIKGLMDISRAITSDLYIEDILKLIVLVTARVTGVEICSLWLLDEEANPPVLKLKASQTIEPEYLKDRILGMNEGIVGYVATTRRPMIIADVLQEPLFKEKKMAEKLGLVSMLSVPMQVRGEKLIGVFNCFTADSHPFSETEVYLIQTIANQAAVAILNTELLVQTRVIQEELETRKLVERAKEILMKRRNKTGEEAYRWIQKRSMSTRVSMRQIAEAILISEELE comes from the coding sequence ATGGAACGGGTTGACATTACCACATACGATAAATACATCAAAGGACTGATGGACATCAGCCGGGCCATCACCTCCGACCTGTACATCGAGGATATTCTCAAGCTGATCGTTCTGGTGACAGCCCGGGTGACCGGGGTGGAAATCTGTTCCTTGTGGCTTCTGGACGAGGAAGCCAATCCACCCGTTCTGAAATTGAAAGCGTCTCAGACGATCGAACCCGAATATTTGAAGGATCGTATACTGGGTATGAATGAAGGGATCGTTGGCTATGTGGCGACGACCAGACGTCCGATGATCATTGCGGATGTTCTGCAGGAGCCGCTGTTCAAGGAAAAGAAGATGGCGGAAAAGCTCGGGCTCGTCTCCATGCTGAGTGTACCCATGCAGGTTCGCGGCGAAAAGCTTATCGGCGTGTTCAACTGTTTTACTGCGGACTCCCACCCCTTTTCGGAAACGGAAGTCTATCTGATCCAGACCATTGCCAACCAGGCGGCTGTTGCCATTCTGAATACCGAATTGCTGGTGCAGACCCGGGTCATACAGGAAGAGCTCGAAACGCGAAAACTGGTTGAGCGGGCCAAGGAGATTTTGATGAAGCGCCGCAACAAAACAGGGGAGGAAGCCTATCGCTGGATACAGAAGCGCAGTATGAGCACACGGGTTTCCATGCGGCAGATCGCAGAGGCGATCCTCATTTCGGAGGAACTGGAATGA
- a CDS encoding peptide chain release factor 3: MTESIQSEILKRRTFGIISHPDAGKTTLTEKLLLFGGAIQLAGAVKARKASRHATSDWMGVEKERGISVTTSVMKFVYNGYEINLLDTPGHQDFSEDTYRVLTAVDSALMVIDSAKGVEPQTEKLMGVCRLRNTPILTFINKMDREGLAPLDLLSDIEDRLQIECSPMSWPIGAGKRFKGVYNLYRKSLLLFTPGSETRNTDAVLIQDLTDPIVDELLGAQADELREDIALLDGAANPFDRDHFLKGNQTPVFFGSAINNFGVQELLDAFVEMAPAPLPRPTETRLVHPEEPQLTGFVFKIQANMDPAHRDRIAFFRICSGKFTRGMKVVHHRIGKEIALSNATIFMAQDRSHVEEAYPGDIIGLHNHGTIKVGDSFSEREPLKFTGIPNFAPEHFRRVRLKNPLKTKQLSKGLMQLAEEGAVQVFRPKSDNSYLLGAVGVLQFDVTMARLRDEYGVDAITEPVEIRTARWIRCADRAKLGLFEKENSASLAIDAEGHLAYLARSEWSLQYDMEHWPDIEFLKTREYS, encoded by the coding sequence ATGACCGAATCGATACAAAGTGAAATCCTCAAGCGCAGAACCTTCGGCATCATTTCACATCCGGATGCCGGTAAAACGACGCTCACCGAAAAGTTGCTGCTCTTTGGCGGGGCCATCCAGTTGGCAGGAGCCGTCAAGGCCAGAAAAGCAAGCCGGCATGCCACAAGCGACTGGATGGGCGTTGAAAAAGAACGCGGTATTTCCGTCACCACATCGGTCATGAAATTCGTCTACAACGGCTATGAGATCAATTTACTCGACACGCCTGGCCACCAGGATTTTTCGGAAGACACCTATCGGGTGCTGACCGCCGTCGACAGCGCACTCATGGTCATCGACAGCGCCAAGGGAGTCGAGCCCCAGACGGAAAAACTCATGGGCGTCTGCAGGCTACGAAACACCCCCATTCTCACCTTCATCAACAAGATGGACCGGGAAGGGCTCGCCCCTCTCGATCTTCTTTCCGATATCGAGGACCGTCTTCAGATCGAATGCAGCCCCATGAGCTGGCCCATCGGGGCCGGAAAACGCTTCAAGGGTGTCTACAACCTCTATCGAAAATCCCTGCTGCTATTCACCCCGGGAAGCGAAACCCGCAATACGGATGCCGTACTGATCCAGGATTTGACGGATCCCATCGTGGACGAGCTGTTGGGGGCTCAGGCCGACGAGCTTCGGGAGGACATTGCCCTGCTCGACGGAGCGGCCAACCCGTTCGACCGGGACCATTTTCTCAAGGGCAATCAGACCCCGGTGTTCTTCGGGAGTGCCATCAACAATTTCGGGGTTCAGGAGTTGCTCGATGCCTTCGTGGAAATGGCCCCTGCCCCCCTTCCCAGACCAACCGAGACGCGGCTTGTCCATCCGGAAGAGCCCCAATTGACGGGTTTCGTGTTCAAGATTCAGGCGAACATGGACCCGGCACATCGGGACAGGATCGCTTTCTTCCGGATCTGTTCCGGAAAATTCACCCGGGGCATGAAGGTGGTGCATCACCGCATCGGAAAAGAAATTGCGCTCTCCAATGCGACCATCTTCATGGCCCAGGATCGCTCGCATGTGGAAGAGGCTTATCCGGGAGACATCATCGGACTGCATAACCACGGCACTATCAAGGTCGGAGACAGCTTCAGCGAAAGGGAACCGCTCAAATTCACCGGCATTCCCAATTTCGCGCCCGAGCATTTCCGAAGAGTGCGCCTGAAAAATCCGCTCAAAACCAAACAGTTGAGCAAAGGTCTCATGCAACTGGCCGAAGAAGGGGCTGTTCAGGTATTCAGACCCAAAAGCGATAACAGCTATCTTCTGGGAGCGGTCGGCGTGCTGCAGTTCGATGTCACGATGGCAAGGCTCCGGGATGAGTACGGGGTGGATGCCATCACGGAACCTGTCGAAATCCGGACGGCCCGCTGGATCCGTTGCGCAGACAGAGCAAAGCTTGGGCTCTTCGAAAAGGAAAATTCGGCCTCGCTTGCCATCGATGCCGAAGGCCATCTGGCCTATCTTGCCCGAAGCGAATGGAGCCTTCAGTACGACATGGAACATTGGCCGGATATCGAATTCCTGAAAACCCGGGAATACAGTTGA
- a CDS encoding peptidoglycan DD-metalloendopeptidase family protein, whose amino-acid sequence MHCRSVFFSACLISWVLWCMPGTVAAQTVPRTLGGIVVADMLRVRELPASDAPVLKRLPAGSRISIHNHLAGWYEILLEDGTRGFVSDKPKHVELRETLHSDAEARQLQTEMSSHEKRFSGMVQQELSVIEQLHRIDIDITRASQELDRLQRQRQEAEQTVSKLAIRQKQALEASRDAQRLARERLRARYRMMQTGAASMFVASASTAADWVFQKDMLGFVLQADDRIRKRLVQEKEDYERLSAEIADQQRSRQEIGRMIQMQIATLSEEKNRRKQVLQGVRSKKVLEMQAIEGLKEAMHHLERWFDQWKDEERIETPEQGGRLGSANAGSFDRMKGKLSHPVPGRMHATAECSGLLFRTQAGEPVHAVFSGKVAYSDWFKGYGNLIIVDHGKHYFTIYAHLTDRFKSVGQPVQTDEVIGTAGTTDMDGRPGIYFEMRNRSRPIDCKPWFRGAAQGPISSSQGKEGS is encoded by the coding sequence ATGCATTGTCGCAGCGTATTCTTTTCTGCGTGTCTGATCTCCTGGGTACTCTGGTGTATGCCCGGCACTGTTGCCGCCCAAACCGTTCCCAGGACGCTGGGCGGTATCGTTGTCGCCGATATGCTGCGGGTGCGCGAACTGCCTGCATCCGATGCGCCTGTTTTGAAACGCCTGCCAGCCGGAAGCCGGATCAGCATTCACAACCATCTGGCGGGCTGGTACGAGATTTTACTGGAAGACGGCACCAGGGGATTTGTCAGCGACAAGCCCAAGCACGTCGAGCTTCGCGAAACACTGCACAGCGATGCTGAAGCCAGACAGTTGCAGACGGAAATGTCTTCGCATGAAAAGCGGTTTTCCGGCATGGTTCAGCAGGAACTTTCGGTGATCGAACAATTGCACCGGATCGATATCGACATTACCCGGGCTTCCCAGGAGCTGGATCGGCTCCAACGACAGAGACAGGAGGCCGAGCAGACGGTCTCGAAGCTGGCCATCCGGCAAAAACAAGCCCTCGAGGCTTCCCGCGATGCGCAACGATTGGCCCGGGAAAGGCTTCGAGCCCGGTACCGCATGATGCAAACCGGAGCGGCCTCGATGTTTGTGGCATCGGCATCAACGGCAGCGGATTGGGTTTTTCAAAAGGATATGCTTGGATTCGTCCTTCAGGCCGATGATCGGATTCGCAAACGCCTTGTTCAGGAAAAGGAGGACTACGAGCGTCTTTCCGCGGAAATTGCGGATCAACAACGATCCCGGCAGGAGATCGGGCGCATGATCCAGATGCAGATAGCAACCCTCTCGGAGGAAAAAAATCGCAGAAAGCAGGTACTCCAAGGGGTTCGATCCAAGAAAGTGCTTGAAATGCAGGCGATTGAGGGACTAAAAGAAGCAATGCACCATCTCGAGAGATGGTTCGATCAGTGGAAAGACGAAGAGCGAATCGAAACGCCGGAGCAGGGGGGGCGTCTCGGCTCGGCCAATGCCGGATCGTTTGACCGGATGAAAGGCAAGCTGAGTCATCCGGTTCCCGGCAGGATGCATGCGACCGCCGAGTGCTCCGGCCTGCTGTTTCGCACACAGGCCGGTGAACCGGTTCATGCCGTATTTTCCGGAAAAGTCGCGTATTCGGACTGGTTCAAGGGCTACGGCAACCTGATCATTGTCGATCATGGCAAACACTATTTTACCATTTATGCGCATTTGACGGATCGTTTCAAATCGGTCGGTCAACCGGTACAGACAGATGAAGTGATCGGTACGGCCGGAACAACGGATATGGATGGTCGTCCCGGCATCTATTTCGAGATGCGGAATCGCTCCAGACCGATCGATTGCAAACCCTGGTTTCGGGGCGCGGCACAGGGCCCCATCTCCTCATCCCAAGGAAAGGAAGGTTCATGA